A genomic window from Arthrobacter globiformis includes:
- a CDS encoding multidrug effflux MFS transporter, with product MTTTNPGDALSRRQKFLYILLLGALTALGPFTVDLYLPAFPALEASLKVSEAAVQLTLTGTTVGFALGQLVVGPFSDKFGRRLPLILATALHIAASLGAALSTDIATLGVFRVLMGIGAAGGGVVAMAMVRDLFSGYAMVRMFSRMALVNGLAPILAPVIGSQLLLVMAWPGIFVFLACYGTAVILAAVVLVRETLPREKRGQSGLTARQRYGVLFSDRIFVGLLMLGGMNFGGLFTYLSASPFLFQDVFGFSPQQYGLLFGINSLGIVAGVQTSARLIKRVPPQWILACSTAWMFLMAVLIVVFDQLGFGLWGVMVPLWFYILGTGFTFPCVQVLALASHGAQAGTAASLLGASTFLMAGIISPVVGWLGGNSATPMGAVQACCIFLAAAALWLVVRPRTVPSIH from the coding sequence GTGACCACCACCAACCCGGGCGATGCGCTCAGCCGCCGGCAGAAATTCCTCTACATCCTTCTACTCGGCGCCCTGACAGCCCTCGGGCCGTTCACGGTGGACCTCTACCTGCCGGCCTTCCCCGCCCTGGAAGCGAGCCTCAAGGTCTCGGAAGCTGCTGTCCAGCTCACCCTCACCGGCACCACTGTCGGCTTCGCCCTGGGGCAATTGGTGGTGGGCCCTTTCAGCGACAAGTTCGGGCGCCGGCTCCCGCTGATCCTGGCCACCGCGCTACACATCGCCGCCTCGCTGGGCGCCGCGCTCTCCACGGACATCGCGACCCTTGGCGTGTTCCGGGTCCTCATGGGCATCGGCGCAGCCGGCGGCGGCGTGGTGGCGATGGCCATGGTCCGCGACCTGTTCAGCGGGTACGCCATGGTCCGGATGTTCTCCCGGATGGCCCTGGTCAACGGGCTCGCGCCTATCCTGGCGCCCGTCATTGGGTCCCAGCTTCTCCTGGTCATGGCGTGGCCGGGCATCTTCGTCTTCCTGGCGTGCTACGGCACAGCGGTGATCCTTGCCGCCGTCGTGCTTGTCCGGGAGACGCTGCCGCGGGAGAAGCGGGGCCAGTCCGGCCTGACGGCCCGGCAGCGGTACGGCGTGCTCTTCTCCGACCGCATCTTCGTGGGCTTGCTGATGCTGGGCGGGATGAACTTCGGCGGCCTGTTTACCTACCTCTCGGCTTCCCCGTTCCTCTTCCAGGACGTCTTCGGGTTCTCACCCCAGCAGTACGGCCTGCTCTTTGGCATCAACTCGCTGGGCATCGTCGCGGGGGTCCAGACAAGTGCCCGGCTGATAAAGCGGGTCCCGCCGCAGTGGATCCTGGCCTGCTCCACCGCCTGGATGTTCCTGATGGCCGTGCTGATCGTCGTGTTCGACCAGCTGGGGTTCGGGCTCTGGGGCGTCATGGTGCCGCTGTGGTTCTACATCCTGGGCACCGGGTTCACCTTCCCCTGCGTGCAGGTCCTGGCGCTGGCCAGCCACGGAGCGCAGGCTGGCACGGCGGCGTCGCTGCTCGGGGCGTCCACCTTCCTGATGGCAGGCATCATCTCCCCCGTCGTGGGTTGGCTGGGAGGTAATTCCGCCACTCCCATGGGCGCGGTGCAGGCCTGCTGCATCTTCCTCGCCGCGGCGGCCCTGTGGCTTGTGGTCCGGCCCCGGACCGTGCCTTCCATCCACTGA
- a CDS encoding phage holin family protein, which produces MSGRHSGRANQGLRITALPKTLRLAVKLVPRQLNDEIALAKIEAKRKGKQLGVAGAFFGVAAVFLALLVTGLIVAAIMGLATIMPAWLAALLVSAVFLLIALIGGLIGLRKFKQAMPLIPEDTVRGLKHDLGIAKEGSDFDAAVLDPKSPQAKAAAEAKAAEKAREKADKEAKKAAEAVDVPVPTEPELRRRLKQRRDHLTGVRDELGEELDVKTQTQALLGVARHRAAEGNEKFQEARQRAAEHFAAVSASARSGASEASLPGQLEARWKPLLALAASTAVLLTLLRKLFKS; this is translated from the coding sequence ATGAGCGGGCGTCACAGCGGGCGGGCCAACCAAGGACTGCGTATCACTGCGCTGCCAAAAACGTTGAGGCTCGCCGTCAAACTGGTGCCACGCCAGCTCAATGACGAGATCGCGCTGGCGAAGATCGAGGCAAAGCGCAAAGGCAAGCAGCTTGGCGTCGCCGGCGCCTTCTTCGGCGTGGCCGCCGTCTTCCTCGCGCTGCTGGTCACCGGGCTGATCGTTGCCGCCATCATGGGCCTGGCCACCATCATGCCGGCCTGGCTGGCGGCCCTGCTCGTCAGCGCGGTCTTCCTGCTCATTGCCCTGATTGGCGGACTCATCGGCCTCCGGAAGTTCAAGCAGGCCATGCCGCTGATTCCCGAGGACACCGTCCGCGGCCTCAAGCATGACCTGGGCATCGCGAAGGAGGGCTCGGACTTCGACGCCGCCGTGCTTGATCCCAAATCGCCCCAGGCCAAGGCCGCCGCGGAAGCAAAGGCCGCCGAGAAAGCCAGGGAGAAGGCCGACAAGGAAGCCAAGAAGGCTGCCGAGGCCGTGGACGTTCCCGTGCCCACCGAGCCTGAACTCCGCCGCCGGCTGAAACAGCGCCGTGACCACCTGACCGGTGTGCGGGATGAGCTTGGCGAGGAACTGGACGTCAAGACCCAAACCCAGGCTCTCCTCGGTGTCGCGAGGCACCGCGCGGCGGAGGGCAACGAGAAGTTCCAGGAGGCCCGCCAACGTGCGGCCGAACACTTCGCCGCAGTGTCGGCGTCGGCCCGCTCCGGGGCCTCGGAGGCTTCGCTGCCCGGCCAGTTGGAGGCGCGCTGGAAGCCGCTCCTTGCGCTCGCAGCCTCCACCGCCGTCCTGCTCACCCTGCTGCGGAAACTCTTCAAGAGCTGA
- a CDS encoding CDP-alcohol phosphatidyltransferase family protein: MRFIGAGSRPGQPHVDRDLVYTVPNLLTVLRFMGVPIFIWLVLAQKEYGLAVLVLAIMGSTDWVDGYIARRFNQTSKLGRVLDPIADRLALIAVAVTLVIAGVVQWWYLAALVVPDAVLLGMSLFYFRGHPDLPVSLVGKARTGLLLLGTPLLVLSKLSIPFAGAWFVAAWVVLGLGLVGHWIAAYNYFWAIKRKGKMLTADDGGNG, from the coding sequence ATGAGATTCATCGGCGCTGGTTCCCGTCCCGGCCAGCCGCATGTCGATCGCGATCTGGTCTATACCGTCCCCAATCTCCTCACGGTGCTGCGCTTCATGGGCGTGCCGATCTTCATCTGGCTGGTGCTGGCCCAGAAAGAATACGGACTTGCCGTGCTGGTGCTGGCCATCATGGGCAGTACCGACTGGGTGGATGGCTACATCGCCCGGCGGTTCAACCAGACCTCGAAACTGGGGCGCGTCCTGGATCCCATCGCCGACCGGCTGGCCCTGATAGCCGTCGCGGTCACCCTGGTGATCGCCGGCGTCGTGCAGTGGTGGTACCTGGCGGCGCTCGTGGTTCCCGACGCCGTCCTGCTGGGCATGTCGCTGTTCTACTTCCGCGGACACCCGGACCTGCCCGTCAGCCTGGTGGGCAAGGCCCGCACCGGCCTGCTGCTGCTGGGAACTCCGCTCCTGGTGCTGTCCAAGCTGTCCATTCCGTTCGCCGGCGCATGGTTCGTTGCGGCCTGGGTGGTCTTGGGGCTGGGGCTCGTTGGCCACTGGATTGCTGCCTACAACTATTTCTGGGCGATCAAGCGCAAAGGAAAAATGCTGACGGCCGACGACGGCGGGAACGGCTGA
- a CDS encoding DMT family transporter: MVWVAVLLAVMGAFCLAFGAQRQGSAVQRDTGGLALSSNGFLRLLRNPRWVFGLLLLCMGMAMNSVALVTAPLTVVQPIGAIALVITTVVNTKDQGLSINRATVVAITACVTGSALFVLLAVFVTQESHHVTPEDEITIVLLLALAVGIFGSLAAMFRHRMSAFIYILGAGILFGFVAVLTRIIGKHLLDPNGLLLLNVPWYSVVAIAAAGGLGSWFVQSAYSTGPPDLVIAGLTVVDPIVGIAIGITILGELRPDVHAVLAIAMGTAATLAIVGVIALSRHHPEVTKRKKDVRKATGRASH, from the coding sequence ATGGTCTGGGTTGCGGTTTTGCTCGCGGTCATGGGCGCCTTTTGCCTGGCCTTTGGTGCCCAGCGCCAGGGCAGCGCCGTTCAGAGGGACACCGGCGGCCTGGCGCTGAGCTCCAACGGTTTCCTGCGCCTTCTGCGGAACCCGCGGTGGGTCTTTGGCCTCCTCCTGCTTTGCATGGGGATGGCCATGAACTCCGTAGCACTGGTCACGGCACCCCTCACCGTGGTGCAGCCCATCGGCGCCATCGCCCTGGTGATCACCACCGTGGTTAACACCAAGGACCAAGGGCTGAGCATCAACCGCGCCACGGTGGTAGCAATCACCGCATGCGTGACGGGCTCGGCACTGTTCGTGCTGCTGGCAGTGTTTGTCACGCAGGAAAGCCACCACGTCACGCCTGAGGACGAGATTACTATTGTGCTGCTGCTTGCCCTGGCGGTGGGCATCTTCGGCAGCCTCGCCGCCATGTTCAGGCACCGCATGAGCGCGTTCATTTACATCCTGGGCGCCGGCATCCTGTTTGGTTTCGTGGCCGTGCTGACGCGGATTATCGGCAAACACCTCCTGGATCCGAACGGCCTGCTCCTGCTGAACGTGCCGTGGTATTCGGTGGTGGCCATCGCAGCGGCCGGGGGACTGGGGTCCTGGTTCGTCCAAAGCGCGTACTCCACCGGCCCGCCGGACCTGGTGATCGCCGGCCTCACCGTGGTGGACCCCATTGTGGGCATCGCGATCGGTATCACGATCCTCGGCGAGCTGCGCCCCGATGTCCACGCCGTCCTGGCGATTGCCATGGGTACGGCGGCAACCCTTGCTATCGTGGGGGTAATCGCCCTTTCACGACACCATCCCGAGGTCACCAAACGGAAGAAGGACGTTCGGAAGGCCACGGGCAGGGCGTCCCACTAG
- a CDS encoding glycosyltransferase, giving the protein MTMPDAQRPLTILIAADTYPPHVNGAAQFGYRLAKGMTARGHNVHVLACRQDKGKSFTEFRAEATVHRLRSHSVFTHEYFRVCFPWEIKKEISLLFDKVQPDVVHIQSHYMIGERVLYEAVKRGVRVVATNHFMPENLNPFLPFPQWFKDIIGKISWKDMGKVMGQADVVTTPTPLAAKAMHRHAFLRKVLPLSNGIDSAAYEPKPDEVIEPHEHPTVLFAGRLAEEKHVDVLIKAVADTPADLNVHLEIVGGGEVRPSLEALVERLGLQSRVKFLGLASDDELREAYIRADLFCMPGTAELQSLVTLEAMSASTPVLLADAMALPHLVRDGENGYLFTPNDSADLAEKITRIFRLPVEERKAMGNASRCMVEPHSIQGTLQTFEDLYYGANYEDKVV; this is encoded by the coding sequence GTGACCATGCCCGACGCCCAGCGTCCACTGACCATCCTCATCGCGGCGGACACCTACCCGCCCCACGTCAATGGAGCCGCCCAGTTCGGCTACCGGCTGGCCAAGGGCATGACGGCGCGCGGACACAACGTGCACGTGCTGGCCTGCCGGCAGGACAAGGGCAAGAGCTTTACGGAGTTCCGCGCCGAAGCCACTGTCCACCGCCTCCGCTCGCACAGCGTGTTCACGCACGAATACTTCAGGGTCTGTTTCCCCTGGGAGATCAAGAAGGAAATCAGCCTGCTGTTCGACAAGGTCCAGCCGGACGTGGTGCACATCCAAAGCCACTACATGATCGGCGAACGCGTCCTGTACGAGGCGGTGAAGCGCGGCGTCCGCGTCGTGGCCACCAACCATTTCATGCCGGAGAACCTCAACCCCTTCCTGCCGTTCCCGCAGTGGTTCAAGGACATCATCGGGAAGATCTCCTGGAAGGACATGGGGAAGGTGATGGGACAGGCGGACGTCGTCACCACGCCCACGCCGCTGGCCGCCAAGGCGATGCACCGGCATGCCTTCCTGCGCAAGGTGCTGCCGCTGTCCAACGGCATCGACTCGGCAGCGTACGAGCCCAAGCCGGACGAGGTCATTGAGCCGCACGAACACCCCACCGTACTGTTTGCCGGGCGGTTGGCTGAGGAGAAGCACGTTGACGTGCTGATCAAGGCGGTGGCCGACACCCCTGCCGACCTGAACGTCCATCTTGAAATCGTCGGCGGCGGCGAGGTGCGGCCGTCGCTCGAGGCCCTGGTGGAACGGCTCGGACTGCAGAGCCGGGTGAAGTTTCTGGGCCTGGCCAGCGACGACGAACTCCGCGAGGCCTACATCCGGGCCGACCTGTTCTGCATGCCCGGTACTGCCGAATTGCAGTCGCTGGTGACCCTGGAGGCCATGTCCGCATCGACGCCCGTCCTGCTGGCGGACGCCATGGCCCTTCCGCACCTGGTGCGCGACGGCGAAAACGGGTACCTGTTCACGCCGAACGACAGTGCAGACCTCGCGGAGAAAATCACCCGTATTTTCCGCCTGCCGGTCGAGGAACGGAAAGCCATGGGCAACGCCAGCCGGTGCATGGTGGAGCCGCACAGTATCCAGGGGACGCTGCAGACGTTTGAGGACCTGTACTACGGGGCGAACTACGAGGACAAGGTGGTCTAG
- a CDS encoding acyl-CoA dehydrogenase family protein, with amino-acid sequence MSAAATDINSLPYADGDFFSFEQLLSSKEQDRLAEVRSFLAREVKPIAVDCWNRAEFPLDLIPKLAELDLVSPVRRQGHSNLFAGIVHAEVTRADTSIATFMGVHDGLFTGSIEALASPEQQDAWLPDIYSLRKIGAFGLTEPLGGSDVAGGTRTMARRDGDRWILNGAKRWIGNATFSDWVVVYARDVADNQVKAFLVDTGLPGFSATKIENKISLRTVQNADITLENVAVPDFFKLANANSFRDTNKVLKVTRLAVAWQAVGQQLAAFDVARRYAVERHQFGRPLASFQLVQSQLVQILGNAVSSMGMMVRLSQLEDAGRAKDEQSALAKAFTTARMRESVAIGRSLLGGNGIVTDFEMAKIFADAEAIYSYEGTHEVNTLVAGRAITGVSAIV; translated from the coding sequence ATGTCCGCCGCTGCAACTGACATCAACAGCCTGCCCTACGCCGACGGCGACTTCTTCTCCTTCGAACAGCTTCTCAGTTCCAAGGAGCAGGACAGGCTGGCCGAGGTCCGTTCCTTCCTGGCCCGGGAAGTAAAGCCGATAGCGGTGGACTGCTGGAACCGTGCCGAATTTCCCCTGGACCTGATTCCCAAGCTGGCCGAGCTCGACCTCGTCAGCCCGGTGCGACGCCAGGGCCATTCCAATCTGTTCGCCGGCATCGTGCACGCTGAAGTTACCCGCGCGGACACGTCCATCGCCACCTTCATGGGTGTGCATGACGGCCTTTTCACCGGTTCCATCGAGGCGCTGGCTTCCCCGGAACAGCAGGATGCCTGGCTTCCGGACATCTACTCGCTGCGCAAGATCGGCGCCTTCGGGCTGACGGAACCCCTGGGCGGTTCGGACGTCGCCGGCGGGACGCGCACCATGGCCAGGCGGGACGGCGACCGCTGGATCCTCAACGGCGCCAAACGCTGGATCGGCAACGCCACCTTCTCCGACTGGGTAGTGGTTTACGCGCGCGATGTGGCCGACAACCAGGTCAAGGCTTTCCTCGTGGACACGGGACTGCCCGGATTCAGCGCAACGAAGATCGAGAACAAGATTTCGCTGCGGACGGTGCAGAACGCCGACATCACCCTCGAAAACGTGGCGGTGCCGGACTTCTTCAAGCTGGCCAATGCCAACAGCTTCCGCGACACCAACAAGGTGCTCAAGGTAACCCGCCTCGCTGTAGCCTGGCAGGCGGTGGGCCAGCAGCTCGCCGCCTTCGACGTGGCCCGGCGCTACGCGGTGGAACGGCACCAGTTCGGGCGCCCGCTGGCCTCCTTCCAGCTGGTGCAGAGTCAGCTGGTCCAAATCCTGGGGAACGCGGTCAGCTCCATGGGCATGATGGTGCGGCTCTCCCAGCTCGAGGATGCGGGTCGGGCCAAGGATGAGCAGTCGGCCCTCGCCAAGGCGTTCACCACCGCGCGGATGCGGGAGAGCGTGGCCATCGGCCGCAGCCTCCTTGGCGGAAATGGCATTGTGACGGACTTCGAGATGGCAAAGATCTTCGCCGACGCCGAGGCGATCTACTCCTACGAGGGCACCCACGAAGTGAACACCCTGGTGGCCGGCCGGGCCATTACCGGCGTCTCCGCGATCGTCTAA
- a CDS encoding M23 family metallopeptidase — MKAYVMAAVLLLTTAAAAPSAAPAPPAPGTAPGVPVFSLATISSRATTPAPAGWRWPLAPRPAVLRPFDPPDKPWLSGHRGVDLGAASDGGPVTAPESGTVSFVGVVVDRPVITIDHGNGLRSSFEPVRSTLKKGASVAKGAVVGTLLAGHCGPSPCVHWGVRRGEEYLNPLSFILDLRPSVLLPLN, encoded by the coding sequence ATGAAAGCCTACGTGATGGCGGCGGTGCTCCTGCTCACGACGGCGGCTGCCGCACCTTCCGCCGCGCCCGCACCGCCTGCTCCAGGAACAGCTCCCGGCGTCCCGGTCTTTTCCCTCGCCACGATTTCTTCCCGGGCCACGACGCCGGCGCCGGCGGGCTGGCGCTGGCCACTTGCGCCGCGGCCGGCGGTCCTGCGTCCGTTCGATCCGCCGGACAAACCGTGGCTGAGCGGGCACCGGGGCGTGGACCTCGGAGCAGCGTCCGACGGCGGTCCGGTCACCGCCCCGGAGTCCGGAACCGTCAGCTTTGTGGGTGTGGTCGTGGACCGGCCCGTCATCACCATCGATCACGGCAATGGACTCCGCAGCAGCTTCGAACCGGTGCGGAGCACGCTCAAGAAGGGCGCTTCCGTGGCCAAGGGTGCCGTGGTGGGCACCCTGCTTGCCGGCCACTGCGGTCCCTCACCGTGCGTGCACTGGGGCGTCCGCCGCGGAGAGGAGTACCTCAATCCGCTGTCCTTCATCCTGGACCTGCGTCCCTCGGTGCTGCTGCCGCTGAACTGA
- the rpsB gene encoding 30S ribosomal protein S2: MPVVTMRQLLDSGVHFGHQTRRWNPKMKRFIFTERNGIYIIDLQQSLSYIDRAYEFVKATVAHGGTVLFVGTKKQAQEAIAEQATRVGQPYVNQRWLGGMLTNFQTVAKRIQRMKELEEIDFDDVAGSAYTKKELLLLRRELTKLESNLGGIRNLTKAPSVLWVVDTKKEHLAVDEAKKLNIPVVAILDTNCDPDEVDFPIPGNDDAIRSVNLLTRVVADAVAEGLIARNQRATGTTETPEEPLAEWERELLEGSKAEEAPAAEAAPAAEAAPAAEEAPADAEGTDSAK, encoded by the coding sequence ATGCCCGTCGTAACCATGCGCCAGCTGCTTGACAGCGGCGTCCACTTTGGACACCAGACCCGCCGTTGGAACCCGAAGATGAAGCGCTTCATCTTCACCGAGCGCAACGGCATCTACATCATTGACCTCCAGCAGTCGCTGTCCTACATCGACCGTGCCTACGAGTTCGTCAAGGCCACCGTTGCCCACGGCGGCACCGTGCTCTTCGTCGGCACCAAGAAGCAGGCTCAGGAAGCCATTGCCGAGCAGGCCACCCGCGTTGGCCAGCCGTACGTCAACCAGCGTTGGCTCGGCGGCATGCTCACCAACTTCCAGACCGTTGCCAAGCGTATCCAGCGTATGAAGGAACTCGAAGAGATCGACTTCGACGACGTCGCCGGCTCCGCTTACACCAAGAAGGAACTGCTGCTCCTGCGCCGCGAGCTGACCAAGCTCGAGTCCAACCTCGGTGGTATCCGCAACCTGACCAAGGCACCGTCCGTGCTCTGGGTTGTTGACACCAAGAAGGAGCACCTCGCTGTTGACGAGGCCAAGAAGCTCAACATCCCGGTTGTGGCCATCCTGGACACCAACTGCGATCCGGACGAGGTCGACTTCCCGATCCCGGGCAACGACGACGCCATCCGCTCCGTGAACCTCCTGACCCGCGTTGTTGCTGACGCCGTTGCCGAGGGCTTGATCGCCCGCAACCAGCGCGCAACCGGCACCACCGAGACTCCGGAAGAGCCGCTGGCTGAATGGGAGCGCGAGCTCCTCGAAGGCAGCAAGGCCGAGGAAGCTCCGGCTGCCGAGGCTGCTCCGGCTGCCGAGGCTGCTCCCGCCGCTGAGGAAGCCCCGGCTGACGCCGAGGGCACCGACTCCGCGAAGTAA
- the tsf gene encoding translation elongation factor Ts, whose translation MANYTAADIKALRERTGAGMMDVKKALDEANGDAEKAIEIIRIKGLKGATKREGRSTAEGLVAAKVEGGVGVMIEVNCETDFVAKADKFIQLADKVLAIAVESGAADLETLLATDVEGKPLSEVVVEEGAILGEKVVVRRIARIEGATVDAYLHKTSKDLPAQVGVLFAVDGEGEAAATAAHDVAVHIAAMAPNYLSREDVPADLVESERRIAEETAKAEGKPEAAMTKIVEGRVTGFYKGEVLVDQAFAKDAKKSVAQVLEEAGVKGTAFTRFRVGS comes from the coding sequence ATGGCGAACTACACTGCCGCTGATATCAAGGCTCTGCGCGAGCGCACCGGCGCCGGCATGATGGATGTCAAGAAGGCTCTCGACGAAGCCAACGGCGACGCCGAGAAGGCGATCGAGATCATCCGCATCAAGGGCCTGAAGGGCGCCACCAAGCGCGAAGGCCGCTCCACCGCTGAAGGTCTGGTTGCTGCCAAGGTCGAGGGCGGCGTCGGCGTAATGATCGAGGTCAACTGCGAGACCGACTTCGTCGCCAAGGCTGACAAGTTCATCCAGCTGGCTGACAAGGTCCTGGCCATCGCCGTCGAGTCCGGCGCTGCCGACCTCGAGACCCTGCTCGCCACCGATGTTGAGGGCAAGCCGCTGTCCGAGGTTGTCGTCGAAGAGGGCGCTATCCTCGGCGAAAAGGTTGTTGTCCGCCGCATCGCCCGCATCGAGGGTGCCACGGTCGACGCTTACCTGCACAAGACCTCCAAGGACCTCCCGGCCCAGGTCGGCGTCCTGTTTGCTGTTGACGGCGAAGGCGAAGCAGCTGCAACCGCAGCCCACGACGTCGCCGTGCACATTGCGGCAATGGCCCCGAACTACCTCTCCCGCGAGGACGTTCCGGCGGACCTGGTCGAATCCGAGCGCCGCATCGCCGAGGAAACCGCAAAGGCCGAGGGCAAGCCCGAAGCTGCGATGACCAAGATCGTCGAAGGCCGCGTTACCGGCTTCTACAAGGGTGAGGTCCTGGTTGACCAGGCTTTCGCCAAGGACGCCAAGAAGTCTGTGGCGCAGGTCCTCGAAGAGGCCGGCGTCAAGGGAACCGCCTTCACGCGTTTCCGCGTCGGCTCCTAG
- the pyrH gene encoding UMP kinase, with protein sequence MEAVNTPVQSEKSRRRVLLKLSGEVFGGGKLGVDPDTVRAVAKEIAAAVPDVEVAIVVGGGNFFRGAELSQSGMDRSRADYMGMLGTVMNCLALQDFLEQAGVETRVQTAITMGQVAEAYIPRRAIRHMEKNRVVIFGAGAGLPYFSTDTVAAQRALEVHADVVLMAKSGVDGVYTADPKKDPAAEKLENLSYDDALRRDIRVMDQTAMTMCKDNKLSMVVFGMEGEGNVTRAIRGEKLGTLVTP encoded by the coding sequence ATGGAAGCCGTCAATACTCCCGTCCAGTCAGAGAAGAGCAGGCGCCGGGTCCTCCTGAAGCTGTCCGGTGAAGTCTTCGGCGGAGGCAAGCTGGGCGTCGACCCGGACACCGTCCGCGCAGTAGCCAAGGAGATCGCCGCAGCCGTTCCCGACGTCGAGGTGGCCATCGTGGTTGGCGGTGGCAACTTCTTTCGGGGTGCCGAACTGTCCCAGAGCGGCATGGACCGTTCGCGTGCCGACTACATGGGCATGCTGGGAACCGTCATGAACTGCCTCGCGCTGCAGGACTTCCTGGAGCAGGCCGGTGTTGAGACCCGGGTCCAGACCGCTATCACCATGGGACAGGTGGCCGAGGCCTACATTCCTCGCCGCGCCATCCGCCACATGGAAAAGAACCGCGTGGTCATTTTCGGTGCCGGCGCAGGCCTGCCGTACTTTTCCACGGACACCGTGGCTGCCCAGCGTGCACTCGAGGTGCACGCCGACGTGGTGCTGATGGCCAAGAGCGGCGTGGACGGTGTGTACACCGCCGACCCGAAGAAGGACCCGGCGGCGGAGAAGCTGGAGAACCTCAGCTACGACGACGCCCTCCGCCGCGACATCCGCGTCATGGACCAGACCGCAATGACCATGTGCAAGGACAACAAGCTCTCCATGGTGGTGTTCGGCATGGAAGGTGAAGGCAATGTCACGCGCGCCATACGCGGCGAAAAGCTGGGAACGCTGGTCACACCCTAG
- the frr gene encoding ribosome recycling factor — translation MIEETLLEAGDKMDKAVEVAKEDFASIRTGRATPGLYNKVMVEYYGTPTPLQQLASFAVPDARTILITPYDKTALRDIERALSDSEVGANPSNDGNVIRITIPELTKERRKEYVKIVKSKGEDAKVSIRNIRRKAKETLDRLVKDGEAGEDEGARGEKELDVITKQHVDGIDELLKRKEAELLEV, via the coding sequence GTGATCGAAGAAACCTTGCTCGAAGCCGGGGACAAGATGGACAAGGCTGTTGAGGTAGCCAAGGAAGACTTCGCCTCGATCCGCACCGGCCGCGCCACCCCCGGCCTGTACAACAAGGTCATGGTGGAGTACTACGGAACCCCCACCCCGCTGCAGCAGCTGGCGTCCTTCGCGGTTCCCGACGCCCGCACCATCCTCATCACGCCCTACGACAAGACCGCCCTGCGCGACATCGAGCGTGCGCTGAGCGATTCCGAGGTCGGCGCCAACCCGTCCAACGACGGCAACGTCATCCGCATCACCATCCCGGAGCTGACGAAGGAACGCCGCAAGGAATACGTCAAGATCGTCAAGTCCAAGGGCGAGGACGCCAAGGTGTCCATCCGCAACATCCGGCGCAAGGCCAAGGAAACCCTGGACCGACTCGTCAAGGACGGCGAGGCCGGCGAGGACGAGGGCGCCCGTGGCGAAAAGGAACTCGACGTGATCACCAAGCAGCACGTCGACGGCATCGACGAGCTCCTCAAGCGCAAGGAAGCTGAGCTGCTCGAGGTCTGA
- a CDS encoding phosphatidate cytidylyltransferase, which translates to MGQAQQAPGARARTRTRQPRPNPTPGAGRNLPAAIAVGLAMLLAVLGGLLFLPLGFVAVVTTFAAFGVWEIFRALEANGTRLPIVPVMVGTVAMPFSAYFGGLESLLFAMLASSVAVLLWRSVESATGSARSIFAGVFTLAWVPFLISFAALPLHVQGGASPVGPWPGGTVPEGAWQIVILLLLVVSNDTFGYLVGARLGKHPMAPKISPKKSWEGFAGSIAGAMLVGILASIFLLDKPWWVGVVLAIGMVASATAGDLAESMVKRELGVKDMSSILPGHGGVMDRLDSIVFASPVAFMLFVLFSGT; encoded by the coding sequence ATGGGCCAGGCACAGCAGGCCCCCGGTGCGCGGGCCCGAACCCGGACCCGCCAGCCAAGGCCCAACCCCACCCCTGGGGCGGGGCGCAACCTGCCGGCGGCTATCGCCGTGGGCCTGGCCATGCTCCTTGCGGTGCTCGGCGGGCTGCTCTTCCTGCCGCTCGGCTTTGTCGCCGTCGTCACCACCTTTGCAGCCTTCGGCGTGTGGGAGATCTTCCGCGCGCTCGAAGCGAACGGCACACGCCTGCCCATTGTGCCGGTCATGGTGGGCACGGTGGCGATGCCCTTCTCGGCCTACTTCGGTGGTCTGGAAAGCCTGCTGTTCGCGATGCTTGCCAGCAGCGTGGCGGTGCTGCTCTGGCGGTCGGTGGAAAGTGCAACGGGTTCGGCCCGCAGCATTTTCGCCGGGGTGTTCACCCTCGCCTGGGTGCCCTTCCTGATCAGCTTCGCCGCGCTGCCGCTGCACGTCCAAGGCGGCGCCTCCCCGGTGGGACCGTGGCCCGGCGGAACCGTCCCGGAGGGTGCGTGGCAGATTGTCATCCTGCTGCTCCTGGTGGTTTCCAATGACACGTTCGGCTACCTCGTGGGCGCCCGGTTGGGTAAGCACCCCATGGCGCCAAAGATCAGCCCGAAGAAGTCCTGGGAAGGTTTCGCCGGATCCATCGCGGGCGCCATGCTCGTTGGTATCCTGGCCAGCATCTTCCTGCTGGACAAGCCCTGGTGGGTGGGTGTTGTGCTGGCAATCGGCATGGTCGCTTCCGCCACCGCCGGCGACCTCGCCGAATCGATGGTCAAACGCGAACTCGGCGTCAAGGACATGAGCAGCATCCTGCCAGGACACGGCGGGGTGATGGACCGGCTGGACTCAATCGTGTTCGCCTCGCCGGTGGCCTTCATGCTGTTCGTCCTGTTCTCCGGGACCTGA